Part of the Longimicrobiales bacterium genome is shown below.
CAATGGCGCTGGGTGCGGTCCGTGGTCGGCGTCCGCAGGTCGTCCGTGAGGTCCGGCTGCCGGAGGCCGCCTACCGGGTGCGGGGCAGTGTCCTGCCGCAGGGGGAGTCGAGCGTGCCAGCGATCGTGGTGATGCTGGAGCGGGTGGACTCGCTGCCGTCGGACGATGAGCTGCGGGCGCACTTCGGCCTGACGCGCAAGGAAGTCGGCGTGGCCCGCTTGCTGGCCGAGGGGATGACGAACGGTGAGCTGGCCGAGGCGCTGACGATCAGCCCGCACAC
Proteins encoded:
- a CDS encoding LuxR C-terminal-related transcriptional regulator, translating into MSGAAVATAETWMHDESELGAVVRDVAHRMAMALGAVRGRRPQVVREVRLPEAAYRVRGSVLPQGESSVPAIVVMLERVDSLPSDDELRAHFGLTRKEVGVARLLAEGMTNGELAEALTISPHTARHHTENVLSKLSVPSRRAVRERLMEAASALG